The Nakaseomyces glabratus chromosome B, complete sequence genome includes the window aatatatGATTTGGTGGAACACAAACTAAATAGCACTTATAAAGGAAACCTGGAGGAATTATTAAGCCAAGAGTCTGTTGAAAGTATCAAAAAGTCATTAATTGCTAATGCAGGAAGTGAGGATAAGTTGAAGGAACAGTTGGCATCAAGCCTACCCCCAGCGCCTCTATTGAAAGCGAGACTTGAGGCATATCGTAAAAACGATGACCACCTCCAAGACGTTTTAGTTGGCATAAAGGAGAAAAGAACTGATTTGGAAAACAAGTTTAGAAGGGTGTTATCACTTTGCTTGAAGATAGAAGAAGGAAAGGTTGACGATATGTTGGATGGCCTATTACAAGCAATCTCATCTGAGGACCCTCAAGAAATTGACACGGAAGAGATGCAagatttcttgaagaaacatAGTGATTGAGTAGctaatttattatttaagACCTTCGTTTGTACTTTACAGAGATGGATAATCTATacatttaattttttaatgtcaatttcattatttgtCTTGAATGCACTTACATTACTAGCTACCAAAacataatataattttatGAATGTCACTTCTAAAATGATATAAGTAAATGATACCTTCataatttttaaatataattaatatGAACATGTACTAACAACTAACAATTTATTTAGCTGGTTTCTTCCAAAAGTACTGCTTATGTGTCTTTCTACATGACCTTAAATTTGATCTACCACCTTTTAATGACATGACTAGTCCCCTACGGTCATTATCAGAGTCATTCTCCAAGTCATAGAAGTATTCCTCATCAAGAGGCTTTCCTGCAGCATCCTTACCCTCTCTGTAGATAATACCAACGCATTTGATATCTCCCAATAATACGCGCAATTCATTACGTGACAATTCGGCTGTTTTACTGTTAACTGATTGTAATTGGAACAATGGAGTCTGCTGTATATTTGCAAATGCCAAGTGATTCACTAGGACGTTCTTAACATTCTCGATATCTATTCCTTTAACCTTTAGTTGCTCAATCACCTCTTCCTTGCTTAGTTTCTTTTGCTCTTTCTTGGCTTTTTTTGGCTTGTTCAGGACAGCGCTGTTTTCTGATTGCTCAATTGGTCTCTTGTTAATGGATTTCTTACTTAGCGCACTTTTAGATTTATCATGATGAGCGATTGGAGATTCTGGCAAGCTAAAAACGTTGGCCTTAGAATTATCCTTTCTTGGTGCCTTTGGTGAGAAAGCGCTCAGCTTGAAAGAAGAGCTTGGTGTCGCGAATTTGGGTTTAGGTATTCCGAAAGGCTTAGTATTGCCAAAATGATGTAACGAGATTGGTGAGCTAGGTTCTACTTTGCTCAACGCTTGTTGAGACTCAGAGCTAGAACTGGAGAACTCAGTTAGGTCAGAGGTTGACTGTTTAGTTTCCTTTAGAACTGGCTTTTTGATAATGTAGCTATGtgtctttcttctcttgacCACGTATATGATACCTTCTGCGCCCCTGAAATCTATAACTGTACCTTTGACATATGGGATGATCACACTCTCGTTTTGCAACAAAGTGAAAGAAGTCAACTCGACGTCAATAACCAGTTTTTCTGAGAAGTAGGGCACAGTAGCACTATTGTCTTTCAAGAGTAAGTATTCTGCACCTTCGGAGTCCCTGATGACACCTTTGTTCTCTGTGTTGTACTTGACCAGTTTGCATTGCAATTTCTTAGGGAGCAAGACAACTAGACCGTTTGAGCCCAAACATTTCAGCTTGATTTGCTTTGTCTTTGGTAAGTAGTTCACAAGAGCATGCTTTCTAGATATCTTCAACTTGCTTGGCAGAACCACGTCGCAGGATGCTTTACGACCGATAGTTAGCGGTTCTGGGCGGTCGGTGGACAATTTGATAAGTGTTCTCCTCTTGGGTGGAGCGTAAACTGGTACCAGTGTAGTGGCAGTAGAAGTGGCAGACGAAGGGGAAGTGGTAGTGCCGCTTAGCGAGGAGTCGGCAAttcttggtggtgatgtgtGTAAGGGTGGACTGTCAGTTATATCACGCGTGTGTCTCACTGGGGAGGACCTTCCGGTACTTGACGATGGGAATGGGGTTGGATAGTCATGGGATTGCAGCTCAGGCTTCTTTGGTGGCAATGGAGTTACTTTGAACCCTTTCTCGGTGTAATCGCCTTCTGAGTGGAAGAACGGATTCTTCTCGGTAGTGCTCCTCACTGGAGATGATGGCGGGAATTGCTCAAACATGGGTGACTTGTTTAGCGGTATGCAGATAGaagtcttttttttgaagatatCTCTACTTTTCTACAATAACAgcaattgatatatatatttgtaaagGCGTCAACAATATATTTGGAGCAGTTGGATGGGATAGCAACTGAAAGAAAGTTTTGAGAGCCATGAGAGAAGCATGTTAACGGTTTTACGCGTAACACTACAAGCATCAAGAGCACACTAATGAATATGGATACTGATGTTGAGGATTGTGTGAGTGTATGTGTGCTTGTGTATGTGTGCTTGTGTATGTGTGTTTGTATGTGTGTGTTTGTATGTGACACGTTATTATGGTGGTTTTTAAGGTGCGTTTGTTTACATTTGTTGACATTTTCCAGTGCTCTCCgtgtgtgtctgtgtgtGGTGTCTCGCATCGAAACTGACAAAAAGTCGAAATTCTGAAATTAAATTCGCTTTAATTCCTTTTCGCGTTTTCGCGTTTGCCGGACCACAAAGGTTCCGGGTAAGTTTTGCATAAATGACATGTGGATGTAGTAATTATTTACGAGCAGTGTGTGTATTCCACATGTGATGTGCGTATCAATGCATCGTGTTACTTTTGTGACTTGTTTTTGTTGATGGGGGAGGGTTATGCACCCAGACACCCTGAAGtctcttttttgtttcttgtgGGTGTGGGTGTGGGACGGGGAGACGGATTCTGTGTTTGGTATGGAGCTGGAGCTGGAGCTGGGCAGCTGGAAAGGTTTAGGTGGAACCTGGCAGGGTTACTGGCAGTGAGCAACAACGATCACTGAGTCTGGGACTGGTGTGGTACCGGGTGGCGCTGGGTGGTACCGGGTGATACTGCTGGAAGGGGAAGGGAGGTACCCCTAGGCTGGGGACGGAGGTGTGTGATGGAAGGACGGGGGTAGAGGGAGGCTAGAGTACCAGGCGTGTGCAGCTTCACTACGTTCCTTCCCAACGGGGACTGAGGTCTGAGGACAGAGGACTGAGAACTGAGCAGTCCCCCCCCCAGATGTGAAAAACTGTTCTGGACAAAAATGAAGTGAAATTTCAGGTGTACTAGttgatatatatgaaatagCGCTACTATTTATTGGCACGTatagtatttatttttgatatttgcAATACAAAGTCAATAACAGATCAAATATAGGCAAACATGGGTAGTATGTAGCAAGAACGAATTTATGAGCGAGCCAGCACCAGCTGGTATTTTGAGTACGATGAAATATGAAGGACTTTACTCCAGGTGGGAAGTGAAATTGGGAATACAGCGCATAAAAAAGTGGCCAGATACTGATAAGATATACAAATCGAAACTACAAACTATGTTATTTGGTGAGAGCAGCAAATGTATGATAGCTGAGGGATATCATTGGAGCGTAATAGGACTTGTGACAATGCATGAAATGAAGCGAATTAATGTATCATGAAGCATCATGCGCACCAGATTAAAGATTGAGAAGCTGACTATGCAATGGGACTCCCTGAAACAACATTATATTTCTAACTTCTCTGGAAGGAActtaatttcatcaatacaAATAAGATTATGAATTTCTGTTACTAACAAtcaattattatcaaaCTTTTACAATAACGCCAATGTTGACTTTTTACATGAACTGAAACTGAAACTGCACTATGAATACCGATCTAGAGGACAAAAAGTTATTAAGTACCAATGGAATATTAATAGAAGAGAATCCCGTAATATGAATGCATGTGAATTAGCCAAATCTCGAAGATGATCATATGGTTATGTTTCAGCGCTGTGGAAGAAGTTGTATTTGGATATTAGTGAGAATGATAAACTTATGAAAACAGAGGGTACTCCATCTTTCGGTAAGCGTCACAACAAGTCCCACACTTTGTGTAACAGATGTGGTCGTCGTTCCTTCCACGTTCAAAAGAAGACCTGTGCTTCTTGTGGTTACCCATCTGCTAAGACCAGATCTTACAACTGGGGCCAAAAGGCTAAGAGAAGACACACTACTGGTACCGGTAGAATGAGATACTTGAAGCACGTCGCTAGAAGATTCAAGAACGGTTTCCAATCTGGTACCGCTTCTAAGGCTTCCGCTTAAATAAATTATTCGATATAATAACATTTCTATTAATcattatattataatttcGTTGTCAAGATCACATAAGCGTTGTCATTTTACTAAACTTGTTTTAATAAACATTTAAAGTCATTTAGGCAGGCACTTTTATTAGCATATACTTTGTAAGTAGTTGTCTAAAagataattatttttcttttataacCAAAGGAAGGTTTCTAGCAATGAATCGCTCAATGCAATGCTGTGCGATTGGCGGGTGCATTCAAAGATAAGTACtgaagcaaaaaaatatctcaGGGCTTATTGATCCCAATAAAAGGGCATCAACAACTGTGTATACACAATTTCTAAACTGTTATAAGGAGTCTATGTCTTGCTAAATAACGTAAAACTGATATTTATTCAGCCAGATAAGAAATATGTATTAATATTCCCTTCAGCCTGTCGcttgaagaattgaagtACATgtatcttcattttttatacTTACGAAATGTGTTGAATCCGATACGCAGTTGTTCCATTTACAGGCAATTGGTGAtaaatgatatattataatatgttACAGCGGcaaaattttgttatttttcgAGGTTTTACTTATAGTTACCTGCTCTGAAGAGCCGATTGATAGTGCCGTTGGCAGAATCTGTGTTATATCCGGTGTTATTTTGTTGATTCTGTTATAATCTTCCAATCTTGTTGACTATTGAAGATATACTTTTATCCAGGAGCAGTATTAGCCAGATAGGACACGCATATAGATTCATAGTTGCTAGCATGATATTCACGGATTGGAAATAGCCCTCCAATAGAGGTTATCGATGCTGgatcaatatttttctatGTATAGATTGATCAAAATTGCTCAGCCGTTATCTTTGTTAATGCTAACTTGTTCTGCATAGTTGAGGACTGTTAGTTTGTATTTTGTGTTGCGATTAAGAATGGTCATTTTACATTGGAGGTAAATGAATTACGATGAGCTGTGGCTAAATCAATGAAGTACGTGTTATAATGGCCGCAACATAGATAAATATTGGCCATATGTAATCAATGATACAAATTTTAATCTTGACTTTGGAATTGATTGATCTTGCAGTGATTGAGGGTGTATTATGAATTGCTTATAATACACTCAACGCGTGGCTTGTTAAGTAAAGTTATCACAGTCATAATGAGatggaaaagaaacagGACATGAGGTATTTGATAAGGTTTATTCAGCCAAGAAATTTGTGTTTGACTTAAAACTAATTACCTCCCATAAGGCAATTGGATTAAAATGCGTTTGGAACAGCATATTTGTCATTTACCGACCAAAGCATTTTTCAGTTCATGGAATTGAGTAGTTTAATATAGATGCAGATTGCTAGAGTCAGAAGGACCAGCCAGATTACAACAGGGATAGAATTTGAGTAAGTATAGCTACTCCCCCACTATACATTGACGTAGAGTGTAGATATATCGAAAGCAGTAGCCAGCTGGAGCTAAAATCTTTGGTCACGTGGCATCCTTGCAAACGCTTGGTTTTGAGGCTAATGCCCCTCCCAGTAACCCAGGATGCTGGTAACATGAAACACCCTACCCGGTCAGTGTTTTAGCTTTTATTGCTTGCGTTATATTTTAACCGTTATAGGTATGCGATTTCTGTGACTTGTGTGAAGTGGCCAGTACTGTGGTTGCATCGCCGCCGCACATGCGCCTAGCAGttttcatatttgaaacaTGGGGGGGAGTACACCTGGAATAATATGGGGAGTCTTACAATTACAGCAAGGATATACGTTTCAAATACTAAATAAGTCTGGAAGGTGTTAAGTCTCCAGTATGGGGTTTTTTAATCAGTTGGCTCTGTTTTTGGAAATGGAAGTATACCTGTTATTCAAGTAATTTCCCCATTTGTGCTTCAATTATGTTCGATAGCTGAGACATGCGCACTGAAACAGCTATGGACCACTGCTATCTATGCGATAAGCAGTTCCATACAGTATTGTTTTATGGTTGCACAGCACTGTACACACTTGTGACTCGTATACGTTAGAATGTGATGTGCCGAAGCAGGGTAACTTGTGCTGGGAGCCCTCATCgaaaattttcagttttttgtTCGATGGCAGTGCGATTCCGTTTGGCAGAGAAAttagcgatgagcttagCGATGAGTATGTCATATTTGTTGATTCTTGTTTCAATTTTGTAGTTAAGTCTTTGTATGTATGTTTTTATTGTGTTTCTTGTTTAACTTGTTTCTTGCTTCTGCAGTATCTACAATAGATAGAAGGATAAAATAAGCGATGGTTGAAGATTCCAAGGCCCGTATCGGTGGTCCCAATAACAGCAGTGTTACCAAGAAGCAAGAGCCCAGGCTGTATGTTGTGCTGTGTGAGGCTAGTCTGGAGACTTACACTTCGAATGACCACAGGACCTCGCTGCTGAACTGTGACGACCATCAAGGTATTCTGCGAAAGATGGGCAGGGACATCGCTGAGGCCAGACCTGATATTACGCACCAGTGTTTGCTGACGTTGCTGGACTCCCCGATAAATAAGGCCGGTCTGTTACAAGTCTACATCCTGACCAAGAAGAACGTGCTGATCGAGGTGAATCCATCTGTGAGAATACCCAGAACGTTCAAGAGATTCTCCGGTCTGATGGTGCAATTGTTACACAAGCTATCTATCAGGTCTATGGAGAGTTCGAACACACATTTGCTGAGAGTGGTGAAGAACCCAGTTACGAAATACCTGCCTGCCGACTGCCGGAAGGTcactctttcttttgacGCTGAGGTGATGAGGCCGCAGGAGTACCTTGGGGATAAGCAATCAGTATGTGTATTTGTGGGGGCGATGGCGAGAGGCCACGACTCCTTTGCTGATGAATATGTAGATGACAAAATAGCTATATCTAACTACCCGCTCTCCGCCTCCGTCGCCTGCTCCAAGTTCTGTCATGGCGCTGAGGACGCATGGGCCATTATATAATTTACAAACCCACACCGAGGACTCGCAAAATTAAACTGCTGCGCGAATATGTcccaaatattttgatcCGTTTCTGGGGCGTTCCAAGCTTCTGAGAGAATGACGGAGAGTGTATTTTGTTTGAGGCCGGTGCCTAATTGGGCATAGTATGTACGAAATGCCATAAAAGCGTTCATAGGTCTTTTCTTACTGCTGGATTTCGATTTTAAAACATTTCCGATGGAAGTATTGAAGTGATGAGATATGAACTTATCTATCTCCCATGATGTTTCAATAtcgatgatattgataccTGACTCAAATGAGCTCGTCAGTTTCATCCTTTCTTCTCTAATTCGCTTTAGTAACACAGGGTGAGGGGGTGGGATCTGAAACTTGTTCGGTTTAGTTAACAGCATGTTAAGACCAAAGGAGCTCTTTGTGGAACTACAGCCCAGAAAATCGGAGTGTTTTTCAGGATATTTTTGGCTTCTGAGTCTTTTATTTGTTCTAACCCTGAATTTTGTGGCAGTATACTTCATAGTCAGTGTTTCAGTTAACATTAGTAGAGTGACTTCAGATATTGTACAACTGACATAAAGGAATGGTTAATTTCTGCTCATTAATCATGTTAACATGGCAATTTTTTGggtttcttttatattaatTCTCTTGGATATGAGACTTGTGTAAGATTAATATAGTATTTACAGTATTTTACCATATTAGGTAAATATGATAGACAGGGAGTGTAgttttattaaaattgCAATTTTTAGGCGGTTGAACctcaataaatttatataaaaGGAACGGAATGAAATTCAGTCTGAACTAgtgaatatatatgtgGTTTAAAAATACCAAAGTACATTATGTcaaagaaatcaagaatTAGTATTACGCATCTACTTAATCcaatacaagaagaaaatttaAAGGAAAAATTGCAAGAGATTAATAACCAACTTATATCATTGTGTTCCAGTTTACCCAAAAGACAGTCGCTCCCGGGGCCGTCGTCCGATATCCTAAGGTTCCTATCGAGAAACAACTTGGACCCACAAGAGATAGGGTTGATCAAGACAACCTATCGACTGTCTACTCTTCTGTCAAAACTACGGGAGCATGAGATCGTATTCAATGTGGTTACCAAAGACCATCTGCTTAAAAAAGGCGTCCCCAATCACTATGCCGCTTCCTATCGAGGCCACCGCTTCACAAGGGAAAACGTACAGATACTAGAGACCTGGTACCGCAACCATATCGACAACCCATACCTCGACCACAACAGCCAGCAATATCTAGCACAGAAGACAAACCTCTCAAAAATACAGATCAAAAACTGGGTAGcaaacagaagaagaaaacaaaagtcAATTTACATCTCACCATTCAGACCTACCTTGATGGCTCAAAACAGCCTCGACACTTGACTCAAACATATACATTTCTCTTTGTCTTCTGCCACTACCTTATTTTTCTAACCTGGAATTATCTTGAAATTGTTTCACAATTTCAAGAACCACACACGCACCGACTGACCCACACAAGAGATCACCACCTTCGAAATAAACTTTCAGTCAAAATGATAACCATTCTTATACATTTTTAGAACCCGATTCTAGGTTCATCACTTCTTATGTAAATTACCCaaaaaacaccaaaaaaTTTCGGAACCTGCTACAGTAAATTGTCACGCGACTGGAACCTTTGCCAAGAactcccacatcaccaaCATACGCACCGCTCGACACCATATTGACTACAATTAGCTCCCTTTATACACAGCTATATACTTTACCCAAATACCATTAAACTCCAATAAATCCAAATCTTTTTTAAAATCGTTGCTAAGTCCCGAGGTCTCGACTACGCAAGAC containing:
- the TOS4 gene encoding Tos4p (CAGL0B01188g~Ortholog(s) have chromatin binding activity, role in cellular response to DNA damage stimulus, regulation of gene expression and Rpd3L-Expanded complex, mitochondrion localization) — its product is MFEQFPPSSPVRSTTEKNPFFHSEGDYTEKGFKVTPLPPKKPELQSHDYPTPFPSSSTGRSSPVRHTRDITDSPPLHTSPPRIADSSLSGTTTSPSSATSTATTLVPVYAPPKRRTLIKLSTDRPEPLTIGRKASCDVVLPSKLKISRKHALVNYLPKTKQIKLKCLGSNGLVVLLPKKLQCKLVKYNTENKGVIRDSEGAEYLLLKDNSATVPYFSEKLVIDVELTSFTLLQNESVIIPYVKGTVIDFRGAEGIIYVVKRRKTHSYIIKKPVLKETKQSTSDLTEFSSSSSESQQALSKVEPSSPISLHHFGNTKPFGIPKPKFATPSSSFKLSAFSPKAPRKDNSKANVFSLPESPIAHHDKSKSALSKKSINKRPIEQSENSAVLNKPKKAKKEQKKLSKEEVIEQLKVKGIDIENVKNVLVNHLAFANIQQTPLFQLQSVNSKTAELSRNELRVLLGDIKCVGIIYREGKDAAGKPLDEEYFYDLENDSDNDRRGLVMSLKGGRSNLRSCRKTHKQYFWKKPAK
- the MATalpha2 gene encoding homeobox domain-containing protein (CAGL0B01265g~Mating-type regulatory protein alpha2; expressed in all MTLalpha strains and not in MTLa strains) yields the protein MSKKSRISITHLLNPIQEENLKEKLQEINNQLISLCSSLPKRQSLPGPSSDILRFLSRNNLDPQEIGLIKTTYRLSTLLSKLREHEIVFNVVTKDHLLKKGVPNHYAASYRGHRFTRENVQILETWYRNHIDNPYLDHNSQQYLAQKTNLSKIQIKNWVANRRRKQKSIYISPFRPTLMAQNSLDT
- the EMG1 gene encoding 18S rRNA pseudouridine methyltransferase (CAGL0B01232g~Ortholog(s) have rRNA (pseudouridine) methyltransferase activity); this encodes MVEDSKARIGGPNNSSVTKKQEPRLYVVLCEASLETYTSNDHRTSLLNCDDHQGILRKMGRDIAEARPDITHQCLLTLLDSPINKAGLLQVYILTKKNVLIEVNPSVRIPRTFKRFSGLMVQLLHKLSIRSMESSNTHLLRVVKNPVTKYLPADCRKVTLSFDAEVMRPQEYLGDKQSVCVFVGAMARGHDSFADEYVDDKIAISNYPLSASVACSKFCHGAEDAWAII
- the RPL37A gene encoding 60S ribosomal protein eL37 (CAGL0B01203g~Ortholog(s) have role in cleavage in ITS2 between 5.8S rRNA and LSU-rRNA of tricistronic rRNA transcript (SSU-rRNA, 5.8S rRNA, LSU-rRNA) and cytosolic large ribosomal subunit, preribosome, large subunit precursor localization), with product MGKGTPSFGKRHNKSHTLCNRCGRRSFHVQKKTCASCGYPSAKTRSYNWGQKAKRRHTTGTGRMRYLKHVARRFKNGFQSGTASKASA
- the MATalpha1 gene encoding transcriptional co-activator mating type protein alpha (CAGL0B01243g~Alpha-domain mating-type protein alpha1p; expressed in all MTLalpha strains and not in MTLa strains), whose translation is MLLTKPNKFQIPPPHPVLLKRIREERMKLTSSFESGINIIDIETSWEIDKFISHHFNTSIGNVLKSKSSSKKRPMNAFMAFRTYYAQLGTGLKQNTLSVILSEAWNAPETDQNIWDIFAQQFNFASPRCGFVNYIMAHASSAP